A single region of the Yersinia entomophaga genome encodes:
- the yccX gene encoding acylphosphatase: protein MPKVCIAAYVYGVVQGVGFRFCTQHEAVSRGITGYAKNMDDGSVEVIACGESESVEELMAWLRQGGPRGARVDRVLTEPRAVEVFEGFKIRY, encoded by the coding sequence ATGCCAAAAGTCTGTATCGCGGCCTATGTTTACGGTGTGGTTCAGGGCGTGGGGTTCCGTTTTTGTACCCAACATGAAGCGGTTAGTCGCGGTATCACCGGTTATGCGAAAAACATGGATGACGGTAGCGTTGAAGTGATTGCCTGCGGTGAGTCAGAATCAGTGGAAGAGCTGATGGCGTGGCTGCGGCAGGGCGGGCCTCGGGGGGCAAGAGTGGATCGGGTGTTGACGGAACCCAGAGCGGTTGAAGTATTTGAAGGCTTCAAGATTCGTTATTAA
- the tusE gene encoding sulfurtransferase TusE, producing the protein MLEFEGRIIDTDAQGYLKNSDDWSESLAPILAAQEDITLTEPHWEVVRFVRAFYQEFNTSPAIRMLVKAMAQKYGEEKGNSRYLYRLFPKGPAKQATKIAGLPKPVKCI; encoded by the coding sequence ATGTTGGAGTTTGAAGGTCGGATAATTGATACCGATGCTCAGGGGTATTTGAAGAATAGCGATGACTGGTCTGAAAGTCTGGCTCCTATTTTAGCCGCGCAGGAAGACATCACCCTAACCGAGCCGCATTGGGAAGTGGTTCGCTTTGTCCGAGCGTTTTATCAGGAGTTTAATACCTCGCCAGCAATTCGCATGTTGGTCAAAGCCATGGCGCAAAAATACGGCGAGGAGAAAGGCAATAGCCGCTACCTCTACCGCCTTTTTCCAAAAGGCCCGGCGAAACAGGCCACCAAGATTGCAGGTTTACCTAAACCGGTAAAATGTATTTGA
- a CDS encoding antitermination protein, with protein MNLESATKYLFCKSQSFTDSPGATGDILTGADVMGAFGLCQSKAELGFKAYSGKLGLSAGDAKDAIQLLTQYGMTQCDKVAALRKLDGRVKVKVVQKLAGFAYQDYCRSASGVEECSCCKGKRFVIDRVATAKDREKRAYSQPTQVICSQCWGKGVVSVACRDCRGRGVVVDQKETEKQGLPVKRDCQRCRGRGYERIPASTAFRAVSSLTNAISAATWDKSIKPFYDSLIGQLEQEEVRASNLLSKAIK; from the coding sequence ATGAACCTGGAATCAGCGACAAAGTATCTATTCTGTAAATCACAATCTTTCACCGATAGCCCTGGTGCGACGGGCGATATATTGACCGGCGCCGATGTGATGGGAGCTTTCGGCCTGTGTCAGTCCAAGGCTGAACTCGGGTTTAAAGCCTATTCAGGGAAGCTGGGTTTAAGTGCTGGTGATGCCAAAGATGCGATTCAGTTACTCACTCAATATGGCATGACCCAATGCGATAAGGTGGCAGCCTTACGTAAGCTGGATGGCAGGGTTAAAGTGAAAGTCGTACAGAAGCTGGCGGGTTTTGCCTATCAGGATTATTGCCGCAGCGCCTCAGGCGTTGAGGAATGTTCTTGTTGTAAGGGGAAAAGGTTCGTTATCGATAGGGTAGCAACGGCGAAAGATCGGGAAAAGAGAGCCTATAGCCAGCCTACTCAGGTTATTTGCAGCCAGTGTTGGGGAAAAGGCGTGGTTTCCGTTGCCTGCCGGGATTGCCGTGGCCGCGGTGTCGTTGTGGATCAAAAAGAGACCGAGAAACAGGGCCTTCCAGTAAAGCGCGATTGTCAGCGTTGCCGCGGTCGCGGGTACGAGCGAATTCCGGCATCAACCGCATTTCGGGCAGTGAGTTCGCTGACTAACGCCATCAGTGCCGCAACCTGGGATAAAAGCATTAAGCCATTTTACGATTCGCTGATTGGCCAGTTGGAGCAGGAAGAAGTCCGCGCCAGTAACTTATTGAGTAAAGCAATTAAATAG
- a CDS encoding phage holin family protein: protein MRMDKYVSELSCWLGGLTAALGELSLNEWAIIIGIVCKIGAVGVNWHYKRKEFQLKEKSNGSRST from the coding sequence ATGCGAATGGATAAATATGTCAGTGAGTTGTCTTGCTGGCTTGGTGGTTTGACGGCCGCGTTGGGCGAGCTTTCGTTGAACGAATGGGCAATTATCATCGGAATTGTCTGCAAGATTGGAGCCGTTGGCGTGAACTGGCACTACAAGCGAAAAGAATTTCAGTTAAAGGAGAAATCTAATGGCTCCCGCTCTACGTAA